A single Xiphias gladius isolate SHS-SW01 ecotype Sanya breed wild chromosome 18, ASM1685928v1, whole genome shotgun sequence DNA region contains:
- the borcs6 gene encoding BLOC-1 related complex subunit 6 isoform X1, with protein MWKYMMQTRAEDPAGGGMSLSPVIGTEVPETANGVVIPIASENGPHVSVSVKCGGRRVPCPGEVSDDGSLGYTENHADVENKVYDGEGRLDTEMAINERTSSLSLHTPWVTDPSLPAATCTGDSESGSIIRDILEASNTVEPPGAALLWDSACTKDTSQRGGPVTIERQLPEAENVDRGTDSQEKEKQDEEDDEKNEHKWRNQYAGGRTQMESSRHYSSSAPGPSTSSSSSPPPPLLPSDDAPCPPHVMAQVWVRNVRGMQDSKSLDEISQACGGSSGARGGGRSGQSEGRRATISSALELEGTVSHEGDLTNFITKNLEQKIKMSSKPSLDCSDSDCSGPIYRSRGLSRRPADIPPIDPSVLLDLQKHTQEVAHSVEMMMRSLNGTIQNMTALSVGYIQTYRDSVDSLGESVDMSIKGMYTLMARCEELDRSMQPIHTLAAQIRDIKRTLDALEAICK; from the exons ATGTGGAAGTATATGATGCAGACTCGGGCCGAGGACCCAG CAGGTGGAGGGATGAGTCTCTCCCCTGTGATTGGCACAGAAGTGCCAGAAACAGCTAACGGGGTTGTAATACCCATTGCTTCGGAGAATGGCCCTCATGTTTCAGTCTCAGTGAAATGTGGGGGGAGAAGAGTGCCCTGTCCTGGGGAGGTATCAGATGATGGCTCCCTTGGATATACAGAGAACCATGCAGATGTGGAAAACAAAGTTTACGATGGCGAAGGTCGCCTGGATACAGAGATGGCCATTAATGAGAGAACCTCTAGTTTATCATTGCACACCCCTTGGGTGACagacccctccctccctgctgcCACATGCACAGGAGACTCTGAATCAGGATCTATCATCAGAGACATTCTTGAGGCCTCTAACACTGTCGAGCCTCCTGGTGCAGCTCTGCTGTGGGACTCAGCATGCACCAAAGACACATCTCAGCGAGGAGGACCTGTTACCATAGAGAGACAGCTGCCAGAGGCAGAGAATGTAGACAGAGGCACTGACAGCcaagagaaggagaaacaggatgaggaggatgacgAGAAGAATGAACACAAGTGGAGGAATCAGTATGCAGGAGGGAGAACACAGATGGAG TCTTCACGACACTACTCGTCCTCAGCTCCTGGTCCTagcacctcctcctcttcctctcccccacctcctcttcttccctcagATGACGCCCCCTGCCCTCCCCACGTCATGGCACAGGTTTGGGTTCGCAACGTCCGGGGGATGCAGGATAGCAAGAGCCTGGATGAAATCAGCCAAGCGTGTGGAG GCAGTTCGGGTGCACGGGGAGGGGGCAGAAGTGGTCAGTCAGAGGGCCGACGGGCCACAATCTCGTCAGCTCTGGAGCTAGAGGGGACAGTCAGCCATGAGGGAGACTTGACTAACTTCATCACCAAGAACCTGGAGCAGAAGATCAAGATGAGCTCCAAGCCCAGTCTGGACTGCAGTGACT CGGACTGTTCAGGTCCCATCTACCGAAGTCGGGGGTTGTCACGGAGACCAGCGGATATCCCACCCATTGATCCCTCTGTGCTATTGgacctgcagaaacacacacaggaagttGCACACAGTGTGGAGATGATGATGCGGAGCCTCAATGGAACCATCCAGAAT ATGACAGCTCTGAGTGTGGGCTACATCCAGACCTACAGGGACTCAGTTGACAGCCTGGGAGAGTCTGTAGACATGAGTATAAAG GGCATGTACACGCTGATGGCTCGCTGTGAGGAGTTGGATCGTTCTATGCAGCCCATACACACCCTGGCTGCACAGATCCGTGACATCAAACGCACCCTGGACGCTCTTGAGGCGATCTGCAAGTAA
- the si:dkey-72l14.3 gene encoding glyco_hydro_56 domain-containing protein, whose product MAWTGPLSRPDPEPEPEPKLTPYNLRTKTSATNFSLTIPQVQPPVLLPLLVLLLTAFADLCTAGPPQPARPPLLSGQPFIIFWGIPDSSCSSRPDPRSFGMEREGRVAVFYEDMLGNYPYFVDKDTPVNGGLPQHTRLDNHLQKTQQDLEAALPAPRYLGLGVLRWAEWVPQWSRNREKQAMYLEASRNLMKAFFPNWTPEEVEKWSQVDFEAAAQSVMMETLREVKRLRPKALWGVSPYPSCYNGNPTQTMLANYTGQCPAAEMALNDELLWLWKRCSALYPLLTLEKLQGGTSGARRYLYSQLREALRVASLTGTAFDLPVFPLVKSVYASTNTFLSQTDLVSTIGESAAMGTAGVVIWERSGTKTERECQDLAEFVRKVLGPYSINVTTATRLCSASLCQGKGRCVRQNPESSTYLHLPPPSVVVEKVTEKAEVAKATDQPDTDAKPVDLDPAEIWKKDFQCQWYKTADGDVSDQQSPKDGASVGGTVNENAGDIVGTTTASTTASTTKGASVTELRGSSSPATVIPRPSLELPTDGGTNPLSAPNLTVLLLLVAGRQCLEP is encoded by the exons ATGGCGTGGACCGGGCCACTGTCGCGTCCAGACCCAGAGCCAGAACCAGAACCAAAACTGACACCTTACAATCTCAGGACTAAAACATCAGCCACAAATTTTTCATTAACCATTCCTCAAGTCCAGCCTCCAGTTTTACTTCCCCTACTCGTCCTCCTACTCACTGCCTTTGCTGACCTCTGTACAGCCGGTCCACCCCAGCCAGCCCGCCCCCCTCTCCTGTCTGGACAGCCTTTTATCATCTTCTGGGGCATCCCAGACTCTTCCTGCTCCAGTCGGCCAGATCCCAGATCTTTCGGGATGGAACGGGAGGGCCGCGTTGCTGTCTTTTACGAGGACATGCTGGGGAACTACCCATATTTTGTAGACAAAGACACACCGGTCAATGGGGGGCTACCACAGCACACGCGCCTAGACAACCACCTCCAGAAGACACAGCAGGACTTGGAGGCAGCTTTACCTGCTCCAAGATACCTTGGGTTGGGGGTGCTACGCTGGGCAGAGTGGGTCCCCCAGTGGTCCAGAAATCGAGAGAAGCAGGCAATGTATCTGGAGGCATCAAGGAACCTAATGAAGGCTTTCTTTCCTAACTGGACcccagaggaggtggagaagtgGTCACAG GTGGACTTTGAAGCAGCAGCCCAGTCAGTAATGATGGAGACTCTACGGGAGGTCAAAAGATTACGGCCCAAAGCATTATGGGGCGTCTCCCCTTACCCGAGCTGCTACAACGGCAACCCCACACAAACCATGTTAGCCAATTACACCGGCCAGTGCCCTGCTGCAGAGATGGCCCTTAACGACGagcttctgtggctctggaaaCGATGCTCCGCCCTCTACCCTCTCCTCACCCTGGAGAAGCTGCAG GGTGGGACCTCTGGAGCCAGGCGTTACTTATACAGTCAGCTAAGAGAAGCATTACGAGTAGCATCTCTGACTGGGACGGCGTTTGATCTTCCTGTATTCCCACTGGTCAAGAGCGTCTATGCCTCAACTAATACCTTCCTATCACAG ACAGACCTAGTCAGCACCATAGGAGAAAGTGCTGCCATGGGAACAGCTGGAGTTGTCATCTGGGAGAGAAGTGGGACTAAGACAGAg AGAGAGTGTCAGGACCTGGCAGAGTTCGTCCGCAAGGTCCTGGGACCCTACTCCATCAACGTAACCACGGCAACTCGACTCTGCTCAGCCTCTCTGTGCCAGGGAAAGGGCCGATGCGTCCGTCAAAACCCAGAAAGCTCCACCTATCTCCACCTCCCGCCCCCATCCGTGGTGGTGGAGAAGGTGACGGAAAAG GCAGAGGTAGCAAAGGCCACGGATCAGCCAGACACAGACGCAAAACCAGTTGATCTAGACCCAGCTGAGATATGGAAGAAAGACTTCCAGTGCCAGTGGTACAAGACTGCAGACGGGGACGTCTCAGACCAACAGTCCCCCAAAGACGGAGCATCTGTTGGGGGAACAGTAAATGAAAACGCTGGAGATATAGTGGGAACTACAACTGCTTCAACAACTGCTTCTACAACAAAAGGTGCCTCTGTGACTGAGTTAAGAGGAAGCAGTTCACCAGCTACTGTAATTCCAAGGCCTTCACTGGAACTACCTACAGACGGTGGTACAAATCCATTGAGTGCCCCAAACCTGactgttctgttgttgttggtggCTGGAAGGCAATGCCTGGAaccttaa
- the borcs6 gene encoding BLOC-1 related complex subunit 6 isoform X2 — protein MSLSPVIGTEVPETANGVVIPIASENGPHVSVSVKCGGRRVPCPGEVSDDGSLGYTENHADVENKVYDGEGRLDTEMAINERTSSLSLHTPWVTDPSLPAATCTGDSESGSIIRDILEASNTVEPPGAALLWDSACTKDTSQRGGPVTIERQLPEAENVDRGTDSQEKEKQDEEDDEKNEHKWRNQYAGGRTQMESSRHYSSSAPGPSTSSSSSPPPPLLPSDDAPCPPHVMAQVWVRNVRGMQDSKSLDEISQACGGSSGARGGGRSGQSEGRRATISSALELEGTVSHEGDLTNFITKNLEQKIKMSSKPSLDCSDSDCSGPIYRSRGLSRRPADIPPIDPSVLLDLQKHTQEVAHSVEMMMRSLNGTIQNMTALSVGYIQTYRDSVDSLGESVDMSIKGMYTLMARCEELDRSMQPIHTLAAQIRDIKRTLDALEAICK, from the exons ATGAGTCTCTCCCCTGTGATTGGCACAGAAGTGCCAGAAACAGCTAACGGGGTTGTAATACCCATTGCTTCGGAGAATGGCCCTCATGTTTCAGTCTCAGTGAAATGTGGGGGGAGAAGAGTGCCCTGTCCTGGGGAGGTATCAGATGATGGCTCCCTTGGATATACAGAGAACCATGCAGATGTGGAAAACAAAGTTTACGATGGCGAAGGTCGCCTGGATACAGAGATGGCCATTAATGAGAGAACCTCTAGTTTATCATTGCACACCCCTTGGGTGACagacccctccctccctgctgcCACATGCACAGGAGACTCTGAATCAGGATCTATCATCAGAGACATTCTTGAGGCCTCTAACACTGTCGAGCCTCCTGGTGCAGCTCTGCTGTGGGACTCAGCATGCACCAAAGACACATCTCAGCGAGGAGGACCTGTTACCATAGAGAGACAGCTGCCAGAGGCAGAGAATGTAGACAGAGGCACTGACAGCcaagagaaggagaaacaggatgaggaggatgacgAGAAGAATGAACACAAGTGGAGGAATCAGTATGCAGGAGGGAGAACACAGATGGAG TCTTCACGACACTACTCGTCCTCAGCTCCTGGTCCTagcacctcctcctcttcctctcccccacctcctcttcttccctcagATGACGCCCCCTGCCCTCCCCACGTCATGGCACAGGTTTGGGTTCGCAACGTCCGGGGGATGCAGGATAGCAAGAGCCTGGATGAAATCAGCCAAGCGTGTGGAG GCAGTTCGGGTGCACGGGGAGGGGGCAGAAGTGGTCAGTCAGAGGGCCGACGGGCCACAATCTCGTCAGCTCTGGAGCTAGAGGGGACAGTCAGCCATGAGGGAGACTTGACTAACTTCATCACCAAGAACCTGGAGCAGAAGATCAAGATGAGCTCCAAGCCCAGTCTGGACTGCAGTGACT CGGACTGTTCAGGTCCCATCTACCGAAGTCGGGGGTTGTCACGGAGACCAGCGGATATCCCACCCATTGATCCCTCTGTGCTATTGgacctgcagaaacacacacaggaagttGCACACAGTGTGGAGATGATGATGCGGAGCCTCAATGGAACCATCCAGAAT ATGACAGCTCTGAGTGTGGGCTACATCCAGACCTACAGGGACTCAGTTGACAGCCTGGGAGAGTCTGTAGACATGAGTATAAAG GGCATGTACACGCTGATGGCTCGCTGTGAGGAGTTGGATCGTTCTATGCAGCCCATACACACCCTGGCTGCACAGATCCGTGACATCAAACGCACCCTGGACGCTCTTGAGGCGATCTGCAAGTAA